The genomic interval CTGCACCGATACCGTTGTCAAGCGAAAATgttgtattatttaataaaattcattAAGCTTTTTTGGGCCAAGCCGTTACAGCTGGCGGCACACTTCGCGAAACTGAAAAGGGAGCGCGAAAATGATCGCATTGGGCAAAAAGTGAATCAGATCGTCTTCATTTCGTTTCAATACTTTCGGAACTGTTTTGTGATGCATCAGATGCCAAGCTCAAAATGCGATGAAATCAATTGCAGTTGGAAGCAACTGGAACGCATAATAGTGCACATGGATCGGGCGAAGTATACCATTGACATAGCCATCTATGTCATGGATTCGTCTGCCATTGGTTCGGTGCTACGCCGCGCCACTGAGCGGGGAGTACGAGTACGCTTAATTTGTTTCAAGAACTATCAAACATTGAAAACCAAATACGGGGATTGCATATCGCTACGCAGACTAAAGCCGGTGATAAAACAACCAAGGGAGATGACAATGCATCACAAATTCTGCATCATCGATGGCTACATTGCGAAACGTTCGATTTTTGTAGAGAAAACATCGGCATTAACCGTATGCATGACTGGCTCCATGAACTGGATATCGCTGCCCAGAAGCTGTGATGATTTCCTCATTACCAGCGCGCCCAAGATAGCTAAGCGACTGGAATTGGAATTCGAACGCATTTGGAAACTATGCAAGGACTAATACAggaacaaataatatttaaagcatTTCGCTTATcttattgtttaattaatatatatatatataaatatttgtttttttttttttcgatctTAAGGCTCACTTATGGGATACGTTTTGATTCCAAATGTAGATATGGGTGTGAACTAGGTTTAAATTGGCGGTAACGCCGCTTACATattacaaatgtatgtaatgcGCCTGCATTGATGAACATGATAAGTGTCGCACCCAATCCCATTAACAGCTGCTCCACCTGGCGCTCAACTAATCTTGTTGCGCAAGTAGTATTTAATAAGCTGTATGCACACCTCCGCATCCTCAGCGCTATCGTGGCCAGCCTCTGCAAGGCAAAAAAGATTAGATTGTAATAGAGTGGAGTTTCTACTGGTCGTGTATTTACCATTTTCTTGTATAATGCGCTTTAGATTTTCAATGCAAAGCGTTTTGAGCGCACGCTTCTTGGGCGGACCCATTTTGTGGGGAAAGAGTATGGATGTGTCCACGACCACATCATGTATTAGCTTTAAAGCCTTTAAATCGCTTTCCAAGCTGTGACCCACCAGCACCGTCTTGGCATGAAACATTGACATAAGCACGGCCTGCACATCGCGTAGCGTGCGTGTTTCCTTTGACAGCATTGCCTCCGTAATGCCCGAAAAACTGCCGTGAATATAATTAGTAATAATTAAGAATACTGACAGCTACACAAAACAGAGCAATACTTACACGGTATTATAGTCCACAATTTGATTGTCCGGTTTGACAAGAGCAT from Drosophila virilis strain 15010-1051.87 chromosome 2, Dvir_AGI_RSII-ME, whole genome shotgun sequence carries:
- the LOC6633210 gene encoding mitochondrial cardiolipin hydrolase; its protein translation is MHQMPSSKCDEINCSWKQLERIIVHMDRAKYTIDIAIYVMDSSAIGSVLRRATERGVRVRLICFKNYQTLKTKYGDCISLRRLKPVIKQPREMTMHHKFCIIDGYIAKRSIFVEKTSALTVCMTGSMNWISLPRSCDDFLITSAPKIAKRLELEFERIWKLCKD